A single Stutzerimonas stutzeri DNA region contains:
- a CDS encoding nucleobase:cation symporter-2 family protein has translation MNDVTERETAPATEKRLPLLQMLLVSFQHVLLMYGGAVAVPLIVGQAAGLSREEIAFLINADLLVAGIATIVQSMGIGPAGIRMPVMMGASFAAVSSMVVMAGMPGVGMTGIFGATIAAGFFGLLIAPFVCKIVRLFPPLVTGTVITSIGLSLFPVAVNWAGGGSATGQFGALPYLGVAAAVLAVILLINQFLRGFWVNVSVLIGMALGYVLAGSLGMVELSGISAAPAFQIVTPNHFGTPQFLLAPILSMCLVVVIIFVESAGMFLALGKITGQDVDPRQLRRGLLCDAGATFLAGFMNTFTHSSFAQNIGLVQMTGVRSRYVTAIAGLFLITLSLLPKAAFMVASIPAAVLGGAGIAMFGMVAATGIKILQEADIGDRRNQLLVAVSIGLGMVPVVRPEFFAHLPHWMEPITHSGIAVATISAVTLNLLFNVLGGPERHALTGAAQH, from the coding sequence ATGAACGATGTGACCGAGCGGGAAACCGCGCCAGCGACCGAAAAGCGGCTGCCCTTGCTGCAGATGCTGCTGGTGAGCTTTCAGCATGTGCTGCTGATGTACGGTGGGGCAGTTGCCGTCCCGCTGATCGTAGGCCAGGCAGCCGGGCTGTCGCGTGAGGAAATCGCCTTCCTGATCAATGCCGATCTGCTGGTGGCGGGCATCGCGACCATTGTGCAATCCATGGGCATTGGACCGGCCGGTATCCGCATGCCGGTGATGATGGGCGCCAGTTTCGCTGCGGTCAGCAGCATGGTGGTCATGGCGGGCATGCCTGGCGTGGGCATGACAGGCATCTTCGGTGCCACCATCGCCGCCGGCTTTTTCGGCCTGCTGATCGCGCCCTTCGTCTGCAAGATCGTCCGCTTGTTTCCCCCGTTGGTAACCGGCACGGTCATCACCTCGATCGGCCTCTCGCTGTTCCCGGTAGCGGTGAACTGGGCCGGCGGCGGCAGCGCCACCGGTCAGTTCGGCGCCCTGCCCTACCTCGGCGTCGCCGCTGCGGTGCTGGCGGTGATCCTGCTGATCAACCAGTTCCTGCGCGGCTTCTGGGTCAACGTTTCGGTGCTGATCGGCATGGCGCTGGGCTACGTCCTGGCAGGCAGCCTGGGGATGGTCGAGCTGTCGGGCATCAGCGCTGCACCGGCATTCCAGATCGTCACGCCGAACCACTTCGGTACGCCGCAGTTCCTGCTCGCCCCGATCCTGTCGATGTGCCTGGTGGTGGTGATCATCTTCGTCGAGTCTGCCGGCATGTTCCTCGCGCTGGGCAAGATCACCGGCCAGGATGTCGATCCCAGGCAACTGCGCCGCGGTCTGTTGTGCGATGCGGGCGCGACCTTTCTCGCCGGATTCATGAACACCTTCACCCATTCCTCGTTCGCCCAGAACATCGGTCTGGTACAGATGACCGGCGTGCGAAGCCGCTACGTAACAGCCATCGCCGGCCTGTTCCTGATCACCTTGAGCCTGTTGCCGAAGGCCGCATTCATGGTCGCCTCGATTCCCGCCGCGGTGCTGGGCGGTGCGGGCATCGCCATGTTCGGCATGGTCGCCGCCACCGGCATCAAGATTCTGCAGGAGGCCGATATCGGCGATCGTCGCAACCAGTTGCTGGTTGCCGTAAGCATCGGCCTGGGCATGGTCCCGGTGGTTCGGCCGGAGTTCTTCGCGCACCTGCCGCACTGGATGGAACCCATCACCCACAGTGGTATCGCGGTCGCTACCATCAGCGCAGTGACCCTGAATCTGTTGTTCAACGTTCTTGGCGGGCCGGAGCGCCATGCGTTGACCGGTGCGGCCCAGCACTGA
- a CDS encoding urate hydroxylase PuuD — protein MEAHLTEWLNLSIRWIHMIVGIAWIGASFYFVWLENNLNRANPRDGLSGDLWAIHGGGIYHLEKYKLAPPQMPDNLHWFKWEAYTTWLSGVALLMVVYYLNPSLYLIAPGSDMTPAVAIAIGFGSLIVGWFVYDLLCDSPLGKQPALLGLVLFILVIFAAWAYSQVFSGRAAYIHTGALIGTIMVGNVFRIIMPAQRALVAAIEQNRTPDPVLPAKGLLRSRHNNYFTLPVLFIMISNHFPSTYGSQYNWLILAGISVLAVLVRHYFNTRHDSNRFAWALPAAAVGMICLAFVTSPNRQPAAPNLAATSPEQASISAQQSGTASDAQATGGDSEFTRVRRVIEERCTVCHAAQPSSPLFSAAPAGVMFDTPEQIRQQAAKIHAQSVASQIMPLGNMTNMTQEERDLLGAWIDKGASIQ, from the coding sequence GTGGAAGCACATCTGACCGAATGGCTGAACCTGAGTATTCGCTGGATTCACATGATCGTCGGCATCGCCTGGATCGGCGCCTCGTTCTATTTCGTCTGGCTGGAAAACAACCTCAACCGCGCCAACCCCCGCGATGGCCTGTCCGGCGATCTCTGGGCGATTCATGGCGGCGGTATCTATCACCTTGAAAAGTACAAGCTGGCCCCACCGCAGATGCCGGACAATCTGCACTGGTTCAAGTGGGAGGCCTATACCACCTGGCTGTCGGGTGTCGCCCTGCTGATGGTGGTGTACTACCTCAACCCTTCGCTGTACCTGATCGCACCCGGCAGCGACATGACGCCAGCCGTGGCGATCGCCATCGGCTTTGGCTCGCTGATCGTCGGCTGGTTCGTCTATGACCTGCTGTGCGACTCACCACTGGGCAAACAACCGGCGCTGCTCGGGCTGGTGCTGTTCATCCTGGTGATCTTTGCCGCCTGGGCCTACTCGCAGGTCTTCAGCGGCCGAGCCGCCTACATCCACACCGGCGCGCTGATCGGCACCATCATGGTCGGTAACGTGTTCCGCATCATCATGCCGGCGCAACGGGCGCTGGTTGCGGCCATCGAGCAGAACCGCACGCCGGACCCGGTACTTCCGGCCAAGGGCCTGCTGCGCTCGCGACACAACAACTACTTCACCCTGCCGGTGCTGTTCATCATGATCAGCAACCACTTCCCGAGCACCTATGGGAGCCAGTACAACTGGCTGATCCTGGCCGGTATTTCGGTGCTGGCGGTGCTGGTCCGCCATTACTTCAACACCCGGCATGACAGCAACCGCTTCGCCTGGGCACTTCCCGCCGCGGCGGTCGGCATGATCTGCCTGGCGTTCGTGACTTCGCCTAACCGCCAGCCCGCCGCGCCGAACCTGGCCGCGACCTCGCCGGAGCAGGCCAGCATCAGCGCACAGCAGTCCGGCACGGCGAGCGATGCCCAGGCCACGGGCGGCGACAGCGAGTTCACCCGGGTCCGCCGCGTTATCGAAGAGCGTTGCACCGTGTGCCACGCCGCGCAGCCAAGCAGCCCTTTGTTCAGCGCCGCCCCGGCCGGCGTGATGTTCGATACGCCTGAGCAGATCCGGCAACAGGCGGCGAAGATTCACGCACAGTCCGTCGCCAGCCAGATCATGCCGCTGGGCAACATGACCAACATGACCCAGGAGGAGCGCGACCTGCTCGGTGCCTGGATCGACAAGGGTGCTTCGATCCAGTGA
- a CDS encoding ureidoglycolate lyase, which produces MRTLKIEPLTKEAFAPFGDVIETEGSDYFMINNGSTRRYHKLATVETAQPDDQAIISIFAADALEMPLVIRMLERHPQGSQAFIPLLGNPFLVVVAPRGDAPVPGNVRAFRSNGRQGVNYHRGVWHHPVLTIEKRDEFLVVDRSGSGNNCDEHFFNEDELVLLDPHRDSDQATD; this is translated from the coding sequence ATGCGCACACTCAAGATCGAACCGTTGACCAAGGAAGCCTTCGCCCCGTTCGGTGACGTGATCGAAACCGAAGGCAGCGACTATTTCATGATCAACAACGGTTCCACCCGCCGCTACCACAAGCTGGCGACGGTAGAGACCGCGCAGCCGGACGATCAGGCCATCATCAGCATCTTCGCCGCCGACGCGTTGGAAATGCCGCTGGTCATTCGCATGCTCGAACGACATCCGCAGGGCAGCCAGGCGTTCATTCCGCTGCTCGGCAACCCCTTTCTGGTCGTGGTCGCGCCACGTGGCGATGCACCTGTACCGGGTAACGTCCGCGCCTTCCGCAGCAACGGCAGGCAAGGCGTCAATTACCACCGCGGCGTCTGGCACCACCCGGTGCTGACGATCGAAAAGCGGGATGAATTCCTGGTGGTCGATCGCAGCGGTTCTGGCAACAACTGCGACGAGCATTTTTTCAACGAGGATGAGCTGGTTCTCCTCGACCCCCACCGGGACTCCGACCAAGCAACCGATTGA
- the alc gene encoding allantoicase: protein MKSYAVPFEKYVNLADARLGTKAISVTDDWFADVNRLFQPTPAVWKEGVFDDNGKWMDGWESRRKRFEGFDHAVIRLGVPGSIKGVDIDTSFFTGNFPPSASLEACFLAEGDPDDRTVWTEILPAVELKGNSHHYHEIGVDQPFSHLRFNIYPDGGVARLRVHGIPFRDWSSVGDNEQIDLASALNGGRALACSDEHFGRMSNILNPGRGINMGDGWETARRRTPGNDWVIVALGHPGEIERIVVDTLHFKGNYPDSCNIQAAYVKGGTDSQIETQSLFWRELLPSQKLEMHAEHEFSEQIAQLGPITHVRLNIFPDGGVSRLRLFGKAVK from the coding sequence ATGAAGAGCTACGCCGTACCCTTCGAAAAATACGTCAACCTGGCCGACGCCCGCCTGGGCACCAAGGCCATCTCCGTCACCGACGACTGGTTCGCCGACGTCAACCGGCTATTCCAGCCGACGCCGGCCGTTTGGAAGGAGGGCGTTTTCGATGATAACGGCAAGTGGATGGACGGCTGGGAGTCGCGCCGCAAGCGCTTCGAAGGCTTCGACCACGCGGTCATTCGCCTCGGCGTGCCCGGCTCGATCAAGGGCGTCGACATCGACACCAGCTTCTTCACCGGCAACTTTCCACCCTCCGCGTCGCTGGAAGCCTGCTTCCTCGCCGAAGGCGATCCGGACGACCGTACCGTCTGGACCGAAATCCTGCCTGCGGTCGAACTCAAGGGCAACAGCCACCACTACCACGAGATCGGTGTGGACCAGCCGTTCAGCCACCTGCGCTTCAACATCTACCCGGACGGCGGCGTCGCCCGTCTGCGCGTACACGGCATTCCGTTCCGCGACTGGAGCAGTGTCGGCGACAACGAGCAGATCGACCTCGCCTCGGCGCTTAACGGCGGCCGTGCGCTGGCCTGCTCCGACGAGCATTTCGGCCGCATGAGCAACATTCTCAACCCCGGTCGTGGCATCAACATGGGCGATGGCTGGGAGACGGCGCGTCGCCGTACGCCGGGCAATGACTGGGTCATCGTCGCACTGGGCCACCCCGGCGAGATCGAGCGCATCGTCGTCGACACCCTGCACTTCAAGGGCAACTACCCGGACAGCTGCAACATCCAGGCGGCCTACGTCAAAGGCGGCACCGACAGCCAGATCGAAACCCAGAGCCTGTTCTGGCGTGAACTGCTGCCAAGCCAGAAGCTGGAGATGCACGCCGAGCATGAATTCAGCGAGCAGATCGCCCAGCTCGGGCCGATCACCCACGTGCGCCTGAACATCTTCCCGGACGGTGGCGTCAGTCGTCTGCGGTTGTTCGGCAAGGCCGTGAAGTAA
- the uraD gene encoding 2-oxo-4-hydroxy-4-carboxy-5-ureidoimidazoline decarboxylase: protein MTPFKTIKPSTLDRETFIATFADVYEHSPWVADTVYQAGVDETLDFVEVMHERLSQAMLSAPRETQLALINAHPDLAGKAAVRGELTASSTAEQAGAGIHECTPEEFARFTALNEAYKDRFGFIFIMAVKGSNRHQILAAFEERMHNTPDQEFARALAEINKIALFRLQAM, encoded by the coding sequence ATGACCCCGTTCAAGACCATCAAGCCTTCCACCCTCGACCGCGAGACGTTCATTGCCACCTTCGCCGACGTCTACGAGCATTCGCCGTGGGTCGCCGACACGGTCTATCAGGCTGGCGTGGACGAAACGCTCGACTTTGTCGAGGTGATGCATGAACGCCTGTCTCAGGCGATGCTGTCGGCGCCTCGCGAAACCCAGCTTGCGCTGATCAACGCGCACCCGGATCTGGCCGGCAAGGCCGCCGTGCGCGGTGAACTGACGGCCTCCTCCACAGCCGAGCAGGCCGGCGCCGGGATTCACGAATGCACACCGGAGGAGTTCGCTCGCTTCACCGCGCTGAACGAGGCCTACAAGGACAGGTTCGGCTTCATCTTCATCATGGCGGTCAAGGGCAGTAACCGGCACCAGATCCTGGCGGCGTTCGAGGAGCGCATGCATAACACGCCAGATCAGGAGTTCGCCCGCGCCCTCGCCGAGATCAACAAAATCGCACTGTTCCGTCTGCAGGCGATGTAA
- the puuE gene encoding allantoinase PuuE produces MSADYPRDLIGYADNPPHPQWPGDARIALSFVLNYEEGGERCVLHGDKESEAFLSEMVAAQPLQGVRNMSMESLYEYGSRAGVWRLLKLFRKHDIPLTIFAVAMAAQRHPDVIKAMVADGHEICSHGYRWIDYQYMTEEQEREHMLEAIRILTDITGERPLGWYTGRTGPHTRRLVREEGGFLYDSDTYDDDLPYWDPESTPDKPHLVIPYTLDTNDMRFTQVQGFNKGDDFYQYLKDAFDVLYAEGAEGAPKMLSIGMHCRLLGRPARLAALQRFIEYAKGHEQVWFARRVDIARHWHSTHPLTAERAL; encoded by the coding sequence GTGAGCGCCGACTACCCTCGTGATCTCATCGGCTATGCCGACAACCCACCCCATCCGCAATGGCCGGGCGATGCCCGTATCGCCCTGTCTTTCGTACTCAACTACGAAGAAGGCGGCGAACGCTGTGTGCTGCATGGTGACAAGGAATCCGAAGCCTTTCTTTCCGAGATGGTGGCCGCGCAACCCTTGCAGGGCGTGCGTAACATGAGCATGGAGTCACTGTATGAATACGGCAGCCGCGCGGGCGTCTGGCGCCTGCTCAAGCTGTTTCGCAAGCACGACATCCCGCTGACGATCTTCGCCGTCGCCATGGCCGCCCAGCGGCACCCGGACGTGATAAAGGCCATGGTTGCCGATGGCCACGAGATCTGTAGCCACGGTTACCGCTGGATCGACTACCAGTACATGACCGAGGAGCAGGAGCGCGAGCATATGCTCGAGGCGATCCGTATCCTGACCGATATCACCGGTGAACGCCCGCTGGGCTGGTACACCGGCCGCACCGGCCCGCACACGCGGCGACTGGTTCGTGAGGAAGGCGGCTTCCTCTATGACTCGGACACCTACGATGACGACCTGCCCTATTGGGACCCCGAATCTACCCCGGACAAGCCGCACCTGGTGATCCCATACACCCTGGATACCAACGATATGCGCTTCACCCAGGTGCAGGGATTCAACAAAGGCGACGACTTCTACCAGTACCTCAAGGACGCGTTCGACGTCCTCTACGCCGAGGGTGCCGAAGGCGCGCCGAAAATGCTGTCCATCGGGATGCACTGCCGCTTGCTGGGTCGCCCCGCGCGCCTGGCCGCGCTGCAGCGCTTCATCGAGTATGCCAAGGGCCATGAGCAGGTGTGGTTCGCCCGCCGCGTCGACATCGCCCGTCACTGGCACTCGACTCACCCCCTTACCGCGGAACGCGCCCTATGA